ttctaagttttccttatttcgagcgtctatttaaatttttcagaaaaatttatattaaacttaggtccattttcttcactctgagttgaacaaaacttgagaatttttatattaaaaattcgcaagttatgttcaactccgagtgaagaaaatggaccttaatgTATTTGGGGTCCATAAGCCTAAAAactaaattcatttatttcaggagttctatttttttgaaatattacctaatttaattttccacattttgggggtaatttcgtacttattttaaagttatgatttttttaactgtttgttaacattttcctgAAAAGACTAACGGATTTGGACCCACTAAGCGTAAAAATCACACAGGTTCCTTTCTAAGAGCTgttattttttagatattttcatttttcacattttgaggCTAGTTTCATAACTATTTGTTTTAGCTTTTCTTATCACAAgcgttttttaaagttttgctagaaaaatttattacgaatgtaatgtatttcggttcaataagtaaaataaaaatacaaaaattaaaaaaaataaaaacaaattttacaaaagaaagCTTGTATGAATTAGCATGCCCattcatgtatgaataatttaaaaactagagctgctagaaaaaaaaaactatagttattttcggaaacaGAATCCTCcatttagtaagaaatgataagCAACTGTCTGGAAAATgtttgtgtgttgggcagtgaAATAGTATAAAATTCTATGTACGACTGTTACCCGTTACCGTTAATATACTAATACTGGTTTACCCAGATTCCATGAATAACCAATAAGTCAACAGAAGTGTGTTTGGGTACTATAAGTATTGAACAGCTGCGTCGTTGAGCgtcaaaaaacgcaattttatGATCAAACAAAAACCGCTCGCTTCAACTTTCTTTTTCGATTGCCATAAGCGATTTATTCTTTGGAAGGCAAGAACCTACCTCAAAAACGGCCTTTAAGCATTTTCTTAATCTTGAATCAACCAatttattctaaacaaaaatttttttttcgaaaaattttgtatttaaaaatgagtagaaaaaaaacaataattttttaaatcttttctcCAATTGGTTTCACAATAAGTTCACTTATTTGTACATGAGGCGGTGTTGAGATTGCAAACAAAACAGCCTTGGAAATATCTTCCGGATTTAAGAAAGTTTCAATTAACTCAAGATCTTCCTTCGATAGAATTTCAGTTCGAACAAATCCAGGGCTtatgctctaaaaaaaaaataatttaagaacaaaaattaacaaaattctataaaataaaaaaaaattgtattccttACTGTTGTTTTGATTTTACTTCCAATATCCCGTAATTCACGTCGTATCGTCTCATTAATTGCAGTCACAGCAAATTTTGTTGGTGAATAAATATTCAAACTATCATTCTTTTCCATCTGAGGAACCGAGTGTCCTGCAACACTATTTATATGCACAATGTGACCATTGAAATTTCTTGCCTTCATACTTTTGTAAGCTGCCTGAGTGCAATAAACCAAACCTCTTATATTTGTGTTAATAGTTTCATCTATCAACGATGTATCCATATCAATGAGTTTTCCCAAACGAGCTACACCAGCATTATTGACAAGAATATCGACACCTCCGAGTGTTTTTTCAATCCAATcgaatgttgttttaacatctGCTTCATTTGTAACATCGCATTTTCGAGGAAAGAAACGTTTTTGCAACTCAGGTGCAAGT
This DNA window, taken from Episyrphus balteatus chromosome 2, idEpiBalt1.1, whole genome shotgun sequence, encodes the following:
- the LOC129910176 gene encoding farnesol dehydrogenase-like, with protein sequence MERWQNRVAVVTGASSGIGEAIANDLVAAGLRVVALGRRQERLDQNRSKLAPELQKRFFPRKCDVTNEADVKTTFDWIEKTLGGVDILVNNAGVARLGKLIDMDTSLIDETINTNIRGLVYCTQAAYKSMKARNFNGHIVHINSVAGHSVPQMEKNDSLNIYSPTKFAVTAINETIRRELRDIGSKIKTTSISPGFVRTEILSKEDLELIETFLNPEDISKAVLFAISTPPHVQISELIVKPIGEKI